A genomic region of Leptolyngbya sp. NIES-2104 contains the following coding sequences:
- a CDS encoding filamentous hemagglutinin N-terminal domain-containing protein, which translates to MVIKSGFSPCWQWKIGRWIAFAGTLLVGVSQRSVAQIVPDNTLGREQSVVAPDATVQGDRIEGGAIRGANLFHSFSQFNIGAGRGAYFANPAGIQNILSRVTGANRSEILGRLGVLGDANLFLINPNGIVFGPAASLDVKGSFFATTANAVRLGDTGLFNASQPATSNLLSVSPSAFWFNAIAASPIVNRSRSQSSFNQPNSLDQAPGLQVRPNRTLALIGGDVQLDGGRLTTAGGQIELGSVAGAGSMSLTQSNSRFVLGYDTIQNFGTIALSNEAFIDASGEGSGDIQIRGARLEMTQGSKIRSDTLGAQNGGEMRIRTSETTLRGGAFLASEVDFFGTGTGGTITIDTDRLLMSGGGQISTLTYAIARGTGKGGNLQINASELIEVGESSVTDPNALLLSATAFAADAGDIRINTKRLVVRDGSLITTSANGEGKGGNLQINASESVEVVGESTSNFSRLSTEGLIGDAGDLRINTGRLVVRDGARVSTSTLFTGKGGNLQINASESVEVSGRSAFYGDGSILEARSDGTISDGGSGDAGTLKVDTGRLVVRNGAVISSSSSGNGRAGNVDITARIGLQAVNGTIETRSSRSAGGAITVNAGTIRLFGNSDIRSDVASGADNGGDITLTANSIVAFDDSDIFAFARSGRGGNITLNTPAFFGENYRPAPAGTNLNTLDNNHQVDVNATGAVSGIITIPDVSFIQNSLTELPDTQINTDTLLATSCIVRRNQVTQGSFTITGSGGLPQRPGEAQASSFPIVDVETLPRDGKPTRSSRPWRKGDPIVESQGVYRLPSGKLVLSRNCP; encoded by the coding sequence ATGGTCATCAAAAGCGGGTTTAGTCCATGCTGGCAGTGGAAAATTGGAAGATGGATTGCATTTGCTGGGACACTACTTGTTGGAGTCAGTCAAAGGAGTGTGGCGCAAATCGTGCCAGATAACACGCTGGGTCGTGAGCAGTCTGTAGTCGCTCCCGATGCCACGGTACAAGGCGATCGCATCGAGGGCGGTGCGATTCGAGGTGCTAACTTATTCCACAGTTTTTCACAATTCAATATTGGAGCGGGACGCGGCGCTTACTTTGCGAATCCAGCCGGAATTCAAAATATTCTCTCGCGTGTGACGGGGGCAAATCGGTCTGAGATTTTGGGACGGTTGGGCGTGTTGGGCGATGCAAATTTGTTTTTGATCAATCCCAACGGCATTGTTTTTGGACCTGCTGCCAGCTTGGATGTGAAGGGATCGTTTTTTGCAACCACAGCCAATGCGGTTCGTTTGGGGGATACAGGACTCTTTAACGCCAGCCAACCCGCGACGAGTAATTTGCTTAGCGTTAGCCCTTCTGCTTTTTGGTTTAATGCGATCGCGGCTTCACCGATCGTGAATCGATCGCGATCTCAAAGCTCATTTAATCAACCAAACTCACTCGATCAGGCTCCCGGTCTCCAGGTACGACCGAATCGCACCCTAGCGCTGATTGGGGGAGATGTTCAACTAGACGGAGGACGACTAACCACTGCTGGAGGGCAAATTGAGCTTGGGAGTGTGGCTGGTGCAGGAAGTATGAGCTTAACACAAAGCAATTCTCGCTTTGTGCTTGGGTATGATACGATACAAAATTTTGGTACGATCGCGCTCTCCAACGAAGCATTCATCGATGCTAGCGGCGAAGGCAGTGGGGATATTCAAATTCGAGGAGCGCGGTTAGAGATGACACAAGGCTCCAAGATTCGATCCGACACATTGGGCGCACAGAATGGTGGGGAGATGCGGATACGCACATCAGAAACAACCCTGAGAGGGGGAGCGTTTCTGGCATCTGAGGTGGATTTTTTCGGAACGGGAACCGGAGGAACCATCACGATCGACACCGATCGCTTGCTGATGAGCGGCGGCGGACAGATATCAACTCTTACTTACGCGATTGCTCGCGGTACAGGAAAAGGAGGTAACTTACAGATCAATGCTTCTGAGTTGATCGAAGTGGGCGAATCTTCTGTCACTGATCCGAATGCCCTCTTATTATCTGCGACTGCATTTGCCGCAGATGCGGGAGATATCAGGATCAATACAAAGCGTTTGGTTGTGCGTGATGGATCACTGATCACTACAAGTGCTAACGGTGAGGGCAAGGGTGGCAACTTGCAGATTAACGCTTCTGAATCCGTCGAGGTTGTTGGAGAGTCAACGTCTAACTTTAGTCGCTTGTCTACTGAGGGTTTGATCGGAGACGCAGGAGATTTGAGGATTAATACGGGGCGCTTGGTTGTGCGTGATGGGGCAAGAGTATCCACCAGTACTTTATTCACAGGCAAGGGTGGCAACTTGCAAATTAACGCTTCTGAGTCCGTCGAAGTGAGCGGTCGATCAGCCTTTTATGGAGATGGCAGCATCTTGGAGGCTAGAAGTGATGGAACGATAAGTGATGGAGGTAGCGGGGATGCCGGAACCTTAAAGGTTGACACGGGGCGCTTAGTCGTGCGAAACGGAGCAGTGATTTCTAGTTCTAGCTCTGGCAATGGAAGGGCTGGTAATGTCGATATTACAGCCCGCATTGGGCTACAAGCCGTTAATGGCACGATCGAGACGCGCTCTAGTCGTTCTGCTGGCGGGGCGATTACCGTCAATGCTGGAACGATTCGACTGTTTGGCAACTCTGATATTCGCTCTGATGTCGCCTCTGGTGCCGATAACGGCGGAGATATCACGCTCACTGCAAACTCGATCGTTGCATTCGATGACAGCGACATTTTCGCCTTCGCTCGCAGTGGCAGAGGTGGAAATATTACGCTCAATACGCCCGCCTTTTTTGGTGAGAATTATCGTCCTGCTCCTGCTGGGACAAATCTCAATACTCTCGATAACAATCATCAAGTTGATGTCAATGCCACAGGTGCTGTGAGTGGAATCATTACTATCCCTGATGTCAGCTTCATCCAAAACAGCCTGACTGAACTTCCTGACACTCAAATCAATACAGACACCCTCTTAGCAACTAGCTGCATTGTCCGTCGGAATCAAGTGACTCAAGGGAGCTTCACCATCACCGGAAGCGGGGGCTTGCCACAGCGTCCTGGGGAGGCTCAAGCGTCGAGCTTTCCGATCGTCGATGTCGAAACGCTACCGAGGGATGGCAAACCCACCCGTTCCAGTCGTCCCTGGCGAAAAGGCGATCCGATTGTCGAATCTCAAGGCGTTTACCGGCTTCCAAGCGGGAAGCTGGTCTTGAGCCGAAACTGTCCCTAG
- a CDS encoding winged helix-turn-helix domain-containing protein: MKKPDARLLNPTTQNYLIQQAIRLRQQGKRIIDIAAFLGVHRNTITDWWRDYQTHGEAGLEQQHRGAKYGEGRTLDQEQETQVQAKMLEHFPEELGIDSALWTRRAVQSLMEQEFGIVMPIRTVGEYLKRWGYTPQKPLKRAYEQDPKAVQ; encoded by the coding sequence ATGAAGAAACCGGATGCTCGACTGCTGAATCCAACCACGCAAAACTATCTGATACAACAAGCGATTCGACTGCGGCAACAAGGTAAACGGATCATCGACATTGCTGCTTTTTTGGGTGTCCATCGCAACACCATTACCGACTGGTGGAGAGACTATCAGACCCATGGTGAAGCGGGACTCGAACAACAGCACCGGGGGGCGAAGTATGGCGAGGGGCGGACGCTAGACCAGGAGCAAGAAACCCAAGTGCAAGCAAAGATGCTAGAGCATTTTCCAGAGGAGTTAGGGATTGATAGCGCCTTGTGGACGCGGCGAGCGGTACAGAGCCTGATGGAGCAAGAATTTGGGATTGTGATGCCGATTCGGACGGTGGGCGAGTATCTCAAACGCTGGGGATACACACCGCAAAAACCGTTGAAACGAGCGTATGAACAAGACCCAAAAGCCGTGCAGTAG
- a CDS encoding filamentous hemagglutinin N-terminal domain-containing protein has translation MITRRKFSQCWAAGQQAILVGTLLLGFCKSSSAQIVPDNTLGSESSTVAPDVNIQGVISDLIDGGAIRGANLFHSFSQFNIESGRGAYFANPTGIQNILSRVTGANRSEILGRLGVLGDANLFLMNPNGIIFGANASLDIKGSFLATTANAVRLGDTGLFSASQPTTSNLLSVSPSALWFNAVAASPIVNRSQSPSSFGQPNSNGGSPGLQVRPDRTLALVGGDVLLEGGRLTATGGRTAVGGRIELGSVAGVGQVSLTQSGNGFVLGYDSLSGFGNILLSNGAVIDTSGAGGGNVQIRGGQLQMTQGSNIWSNTLGAENGGEVLIRATEVEINEGSVLRANVAPTATGTGGNLRIDTRRLLVRDGSQVSVSTFGQGKGSSLLITASEEVELVGTGANPGFVSGLFALSYRSGDAGDVKIDTRRFLVQGGAQIAAGTRGEGKGGSLQITAADSVELIGEAGGGGFSSGLYAASSGSGNAGDVKIDTRRLLVQGGAEISATTFSAGNGGSLQITASESVEVIGELANGEFPSRLTIQSYGSGDAGSVLRIDTRQLLVRDGAQITAGTFGAGKGGSLQITAAESVEVTGKAADGQSPSGLFTESVGSGNAGNLRIGTGQLLVRDGAVISSRSREEGTAGNIDITVRDALRANNGTIQTNTNRSAGGAITINAGAIRLFGSSDIISSVAFGADNGGNIYLEAGSILAFGDSDILAFARDGRGGDITLNTPAFFGQDYRSTPRNTDPATLDNNNRVDINATGTVASGAILLPDTSFIQNSLTELPENQIDTNTLLANSCIVRRNQPIQGSFTITGTGGLPQRPGEAQGSSFPTVEIEALPGRELTSHRVWQKGDAIVEPQGVYRLPNGKLVLSRNCL, from the coding sequence ATGATTACTCGAAGGAAGTTCAGTCAATGCTGGGCTGCTGGACAGCAGGCGATTCTAGTAGGAACCTTGCTGCTTGGATTCTGTAAAAGCAGTTCGGCTCAAATCGTGCCAGATAATACGCTGGGAAGCGAGAGTTCTACGGTTGCGCCTGATGTCAATATTCAGGGAGTGATCAGCGATCTCATTGACGGTGGTGCAATTCGAGGTGCCAATTTATTTCACAGTTTTTCACAGTTCAATATCGAATCTGGACGCGGTGCTTACTTCGCAAATCCAACCGGAATTCAAAATATCCTTTCGCGGGTCACAGGGGCAAATCGATCTGAAATTTTAGGGCGATTAGGCGTGTTAGGCGATGCTAATTTATTTCTAATGAATCCCAACGGAATTATATTTGGTGCCAACGCGAGTCTAGATATCAAAGGATCGTTTCTTGCCACCACCGCGAATGCCGTGCGTTTGGGAGATACTGGATTATTTAGTGCGTCACAACCGACTACAAGTAATTTGCTCAGCGTTAGTCCTTCTGCGTTGTGGTTTAACGCCGTTGCAGCTTCGCCGATTGTGAATCGATCGCAATCACCTAGTTCTTTTGGTCAGCCAAATTCAAATGGTGGTTCTCCAGGACTCCAGGTGCGACCCGATCGAACTCTGGCGCTGGTAGGAGGAGATGTGCTGCTTGAGGGAGGACGACTAACCGCAACCGGAGGACGCACAGCAGTTGGAGGACGCATTGAACTGGGCAGTGTGGCAGGGGTGGGTCAAGTTAGTTTGACTCAGAGCGGGAACGGCTTTGTCCTGGGGTATGACTCGCTGAGTGGGTTTGGCAACATCTTGCTATCGAACGGGGCGGTTATAGATACCAGTGGAGCTGGGGGCGGTAACGTTCAGATTCGCGGCGGGCAGTTGCAGATGACACAAGGCTCAAATATTTGGTCTAACACTTTAGGGGCAGAAAATGGCGGCGAGGTACTGATCCGCGCAACTGAGGTAGAGATAAATGAGGGTTCGGTGCTAAGAGCGAATGTGGCTCCCACCGCAACGGGAACTGGAGGAAACTTAAGGATTGACACTCGGCGGTTGCTAGTGCGCGATGGGTCACAGGTATCAGTCAGTACTTTTGGTCAAGGTAAGGGCAGCAGCCTGCTGATTACGGCTTCTGAAGAAGTCGAGCTGGTGGGTACCGGAGCCAATCCTGGATTTGTCAGTGGCTTGTTCGCTCTGAGCTACAGAAGTGGAGATGCAGGAGATGTGAAGATTGACACGCGGCGGTTCCTGGTGCAAGGTGGAGCACAGATAGCAGCCGGCACTAGAGGCGAAGGTAAGGGCGGTAGCTTGCAGATTACCGCTGCTGATTCAGTCGAATTGATTGGAGAAGCAGGCGGTGGTGGGTTTTCCAGTGGCTTGTATGCTGCGAGTAGTGGGAGTGGAAATGCAGGGGATGTGAAGATTGACACGCGGCGGTTGCTAGTGCAAGGTGGAGCAGAGATATCAGCGACTACTTTCAGTGCAGGCAATGGCGGCAGCTTGCAGATTACGGCTTCTGAATCGGTTGAGGTGATTGGAGAATTAGCCAATGGTGAGTTTCCCAGTCGCTTGACAATCCAGAGTTACGGGAGTGGGGATGCAGGATCTGTTTTAAGGATTGACACGCGGCAGTTGCTGGTGCGCGATGGGGCACAAATCACTGCCGGTACTTTCGGTGCGGGTAAGGGCGGCAGCTTGCAGATTACCGCTGCTGAGTCGGTTGAGGTGACTGGTAAAGCAGCGGATGGTCAGTCTCCTAGCGGCTTGTTTACTGAAAGTGTAGGGAGTGGGAATGCAGGGAATTTGAGGATTGGCACGGGGCAATTGCTGGTGCGCGATGGGGCAGTCATATCTAGCCGCAGCAGGGAAGAAGGAACAGCAGGCAATATCGACATCACAGTTCGAGATGCTCTACGAGCTAATAATGGCACGATTCAAACAAACACGAATCGCTCTGCCGGAGGTGCCATTACCATCAACGCTGGTGCTATTCGCCTGTTTGGTAGTAGTGACATCATCAGTAGTGTTGCCTTTGGGGCAGACAACGGCGGCAACATTTACCTAGAGGCTGGCTCCATTCTCGCGTTCGGTGATAGTGATATCCTGGCATTTGCTCGTGATGGTCGAGGCGGTGACATTACTCTCAATACTCCAGCGTTCTTCGGTCAAGACTACCGTTCTACACCTCGTAACACTGATCCTGCTACCCTCGATAACAATAACCGAGTCGATATTAACGCCACGGGTACTGTTGCTTCAGGAGCCATTCTCCTCCCCGACACGAGCTTCATCCAAAACAGCCTCACCGAACTGCCGGAAAATCAGATTGACACGAATACCCTGCTTGCCAATAGCTGCATTGTCCGTCGCAATCAACCCATACAAGGCAGCTTCACGATCACAGGCACAGGCGGCTTACCGCAACGCCCTGGAGAGGCACAGGGATCTAGTTTTCCAACGGTTGAGATCGAAGCTCTGCCTGGGCGTGAGCTAACTTCCCATCGGGTTTGGCAAAAAGGGGACGCGATCGTCGAACCGCAGGGTGTCTATCGACTGCCGAATGGCAAACTCGTGTTAAGCCGAAACTGTCTTTAG
- a CDS encoding CHAT domain-containing protein yields MSRYRLSSIRQFLLFLVGFTTCLWLNYVAIAQPADPIQQGVERYRAGDIPGSIAAWQTALTTYQKTNNLTAEANVRAKLAIAFQQLGQSGAALEQWKTAIALYRSSGEFVQVGRLLTEQAQTYSRLGQNKAAIALLCGASETDQCLKSEGSALQIAQKFNDRSGEVAALGSLGEAYRLRGEYSKAIKTLESSLKTTEGVNSLTYRAAVLNSLGNAYVGHAALNEQRADSARLRGAETKAREFISNANSDTSKALGYFNNSLEIARAQNDLLSQMRTLLNLVQQDSRTKSGNAANRLPEALTLLNRLPNSSNKVYAAIDLAELQQRIASESATSLQAQCPSRTIDDTQAEKLLQQAVTIAQSIQDSRAGSFALGNLGHLYECRKDYGKALEFTKQARLAADQKLLAKDSLYLWEWQAGRIFKARSNLAEATQAYERAIATLEGEGGIRDNLLIAEQDLQFNFRDNISPLYREFARLRFEQAESLPIASSGYQKQLDSALDAIDSLKLAELQNYFGDECVFALFDKERVDDLERSDTAVFSSIILDDRTAIVASLPTSDNRRIKKLIWISDSNKLKADIKTFRLEIQKFYDPTDAYLAPAQNLYNAILRPFAADLDSAKVKTLVFIQDGLLRSVPMAALHDGQGFLVQKYAIATTPGLRLTSPKPLNAQGLRTLALGVTQAATVDGEAFKPLENVADELNQVVQRSPGSKTLVNEQFTRVRLEQELKQATYPIIHIATHGQFGTIPEDSFLVTGNNQKLTITQLENDIRRFSRGTEPVELLALTACQTGIGDDRATLGIAGITVQAGVRSALASLWYVDDAFTEELIAQFYENLRSSMSKAEALQAAQKTLLAQNKEIHPAQWASFTLIGNWL; encoded by the coding sequence ATGAGCCGATATCGCCTTTCCTCTATTCGCCAATTCCTGCTATTTCTCGTAGGGTTTACCACTTGCTTATGGTTGAATTATGTCGCGATCGCTCAACCCGCTGATCCTATCCAGCAGGGCGTTGAGCGGTATCGAGCGGGAGATATACCAGGGTCGATCGCGGCTTGGCAAACGGCTTTAACAACCTACCAAAAGACGAACAATTTAACCGCAGAGGCGAATGTTCGGGCGAAGTTAGCGATCGCATTTCAACAACTCGGTCAATCAGGAGCCGCATTGGAACAGTGGAAAACCGCGATCGCGCTCTACCGCAGCTCAGGAGAATTCGTTCAGGTTGGGCGATTGTTAACCGAACAGGCACAAACCTACAGTCGCTTGGGACAAAATAAAGCTGCGATCGCGCTTCTGTGCGGCGCTTCTGAGACAGATCAATGTTTGAAAAGTGAAGGCAGTGCTTTACAAATTGCTCAGAAATTTAACGATCGTTCTGGAGAAGTTGCAGCTTTAGGAAGTTTGGGTGAAGCCTACCGCCTCAGAGGGGAGTACAGTAAAGCGATCAAAACATTGGAATCTAGCCTAAAAACGACCGAAGGAGTCAATTCTCTAACCTATCGTGCTGCTGTACTAAACAGTCTTGGCAATGCGTATGTCGGTCATGCCGCATTGAACGAGCAGCGGGCAGATTCTGCAAGACTCAGAGGTGCTGAAACAAAAGCCCGTGAATTTATCAGCAATGCAAATTCTGATACCAGCAAAGCCCTAGGTTACTTTAACAATAGTCTTGAGATCGCTCGTGCTCAAAATGATTTGTTAAGCCAAATGCGGACACTTCTGAATTTGGTTCAGCAGGATTCCCGCACTAAATCCGGCAATGCAGCGAATCGATTGCCAGAAGCTTTAACGCTGCTGAACAGGCTGCCGAATAGTTCTAACAAAGTGTATGCCGCGATCGATCTCGCCGAACTTCAGCAGCGAATTGCTTCTGAGAGCGCGACTTCACTTCAGGCACAATGTCCATCTCGCACCATCGACGATACACAAGCTGAGAAACTACTTCAACAAGCGGTAACGATCGCTCAATCTATTCAGGATTCTCGCGCTGGGTCTTTTGCGCTGGGAAATCTCGGTCATCTCTACGAGTGTCGCAAAGACTACGGTAAAGCTTTAGAGTTCACAAAACAGGCAAGACTCGCTGCCGATCAAAAATTACTAGCAAAAGATAGTCTCTATTTGTGGGAGTGGCAGGCAGGGCGAATTTTTAAGGCGCGATCGAACCTTGCTGAAGCAACTCAGGCGTATGAACGAGCGATCGCCACTTTGGAAGGCGAGGGCGGCATTCGAGACAATTTATTAATTGCTGAACAAGACTTGCAGTTCAACTTTCGGGATAACATTAGCCCACTTTACCGGGAGTTCGCACGATTGCGGTTTGAGCAGGCAGAATCCCTACCGATTGCAAGTTCAGGGTATCAAAAACAACTCGACTCTGCCTTGGATGCGATCGATTCTCTGAAGTTAGCCGAATTGCAAAACTACTTCGGGGATGAATGCGTCTTTGCGCTGTTTGACAAAGAGCGAGTAGATGATTTGGAACGGTCAGACACCGCTGTTTTCAGTTCGATTATTTTGGATGACCGGACTGCGATCGTGGCAAGTCTCCCGACTTCTGACAATCGTAGAATCAAGAAATTAATTTGGATTAGCGATAGCAACAAGCTAAAAGCAGACATTAAAACGTTTCGCCTGGAAATTCAGAAATTTTATGATCCGACAGATGCCTACTTAGCGCCTGCACAGAATTTGTATAACGCAATCCTGCGACCGTTTGCTGCTGATTTAGACAGCGCTAAAGTTAAAACCCTTGTGTTTATTCAAGATGGACTTTTGCGGAGTGTACCGATGGCAGCGCTGCATGATGGGCAGGGATTTCTGGTGCAGAAGTATGCGATCGCGACCACGCCCGGTCTACGCTTAACCTCTCCCAAACCGCTCAATGCTCAAGGTCTGCGAACCCTCGCGTTAGGGGTAACGCAAGCCGCAACCGTCGATGGAGAAGCGTTTAAGCCATTGGAGAATGTTGCTGATGAATTGAATCAAGTGGTGCAGCGATCGCCGGGCAGTAAGACCCTAGTGAATGAGCAGTTTACTCGTGTTCGCCTAGAGCAGGAACTCAAGCAAGCCACTTACCCAATCATTCACATTGCTACGCATGGTCAATTTGGCACGATTCCAGAAGATAGCTTCTTGGTCACGGGCAACAATCAGAAACTCACGATCACTCAGCTAGAGAACGATATTCGTCGCTTTAGTCGAGGAACGGAGCCAGTTGAATTGCTAGCACTTACGGCTTGTCAAACGGGAATTGGAGACGATCGCGCCACACTGGGAATTGCAGGCATCACAGTGCAAGCTGGAGTAAGAAGCGCCCTAGCATCACTTTGGTATGTAGACGATGCGTTTACCGAGGAACTGATTGCCCAGTTCTACGAAAACTTAAGGTCTTCCATGAGCAAGGCAGAAGCGCTTCAAGCCGCGCAGAAAACATTACTCGCTCAGAATAAAGAGATTCATCCCGCACAATGGGCATCGTTCACCCTGATTGGCAACTGGCTTTAG
- a CDS encoding ShlB/FhaC/HecB family hemolysin secretion/activation protein: protein MLKWVSISGSCVATSACLALNAMAQSTPPPGVTIPPTAPDRIEQTIPRPSESPRPLPPEALPPKPDLQIPAPQQPPQAPPRSSDRFRIKTIEVRGTTVLQTEIAALVRQYQNREVTFEDLLELRSQLVQLYINNGYVSSGAFIPNNQDLSNGIVQIQVVEGELEGIEIGGLRRLRQGYVRSRLQRATTTPLNQRRLEEALQLLQLDPLIEQVNAELVAGSTPGRNILRVNLREAPAFRGAIAIENNQSPSLGSIQGSVELSQNNLLGFGDRLSARYGRTEGLNLYDINYSIPFNASNGTLNFSYNNGNSRIIEDEFRDLGIRSNTQTYSLSLRQPLSRTPTSEFALSLGVDLRRSQTYILEDRPFSFTEGPENGESNVTVIRFVQDWVDRGNRSVLAARSQFSFGINAFDATINDSGTDGQFFAWLGQFQWVQQLSPRNLLVTRIDAQLTPDSLLSLERFSLGGVDTIRGYRQNQLVADNGVLGSVEARIPLTADPSVLQLVPFVEVGTVWNNRETDPDPATLASLGLGLRWLITPDLSLRLDYGIPLISVRDRGNSLQDNGFYFSIRYQPF, encoded by the coding sequence ATGCTCAAGTGGGTTTCCATTTCTGGTTCTTGCGTCGCGACTTCTGCTTGCCTTGCCCTGAATGCAATGGCTCAATCTACACCTCCACCCGGTGTGACCATTCCCCCAACCGCACCGGATAGGATTGAGCAAACCATTCCCCGACCTTCAGAATCGCCACGTCCTCTCCCTCCTGAAGCACTCCCCCCCAAACCCGACCTACAAATTCCCGCGCCGCAACAACCGCCCCAAGCGCCTCCTCGATCGAGCGATCGCTTCAGAATCAAAACAATCGAGGTGCGAGGAACGACGGTTCTGCAAACCGAAATTGCGGCTCTCGTTCGGCAGTACCAAAACCGCGAAGTCACGTTTGAAGACTTACTAGAACTGCGATCGCAACTTGTCCAACTCTATATCAACAATGGTTACGTCAGTTCTGGCGCGTTCATTCCGAACAATCAAGATCTCAGTAACGGCATTGTTCAAATTCAAGTTGTCGAAGGCGAACTTGAAGGCATCGAGATCGGCGGACTGCGGCGATTACGACAAGGATACGTGCGATCGCGGCTCCAACGCGCTACTACAACACCCTTAAACCAACGTCGCTTAGAAGAAGCTTTACAACTCCTGCAACTCGATCCGCTCATTGAACAAGTGAATGCCGAGTTAGTCGCAGGCAGTACGCCAGGACGCAATATCTTACGAGTCAATCTGAGAGAAGCACCTGCATTTCGGGGTGCGATCGCGATCGAAAACAATCAATCCCCCAGTCTCGGTTCAATTCAAGGCAGCGTAGAACTGAGTCAAAATAATCTACTGGGATTCGGCGATCGTCTCAGCGCCCGCTATGGACGTACCGAAGGACTGAACCTCTACGATATCAACTATTCAATTCCGTTCAATGCGAGTAATGGAACACTCAACTTTAGCTACAACAATGGCAACAGCCGCATCATTGAAGACGAGTTTCGAGATCTTGGCATTAGAAGCAACACACAAACCTACTCGCTCAGCTTGCGTCAACCGCTATCCAGAACACCAACGAGTGAGTTTGCATTAAGCTTAGGGGTCGATTTGCGGCGCAGTCAAACCTACATTCTGGAAGACCGTCCTTTTTCATTTACCGAAGGACCGGAAAACGGCGAATCAAACGTGACGGTGATTCGGTTTGTGCAAGATTGGGTCGATCGTGGCAATCGAAGTGTATTAGCGGCGCGATCGCAATTCAGTTTTGGCATTAATGCCTTTGATGCAACCATCAATGATTCTGGAACCGATGGGCAATTTTTTGCATGGTTAGGGCAATTCCAGTGGGTGCAGCAGTTGTCTCCAAGAAATCTGCTCGTCACGCGAATCGATGCCCAACTGACCCCCGATTCTTTGCTATCACTAGAACGGTTTAGTCTCGGTGGTGTTGATACCATTCGGGGCTACCGACAGAACCAACTGGTGGCGGATAATGGCGTTCTCGGTTCCGTTGAAGCTAGGATTCCGCTCACCGCCGATCCCAGTGTGTTGCAATTAGTGCCGTTTGTGGAAGTGGGAACCGTTTGGAATAATCGAGAAACTGATCCTGATCCGGCAACGCTTGCAAGTCTGGGACTGGGGTTGCGTTGGTTAATCACGCCTGATTTGTCGTTGCGCTTAGATTATGGAATTCCTCTGATTTCGGTTCGAGATCGCGGCAACTCCTTGCAAGATAATGGCTTCTACTTCTCCATTCGGTATCAGCCGTTTTAA